The following proteins come from a genomic window of Nitrospira sp.:
- a CDS encoding glycosyltransferase, whose amino-acid sequence MKTTVIVTTYNRPDALAVVLEGYCGQSDQAFGLVVADDGSNEETAEVVRQFVRRAPFPLTHVWHEDRGFRAAAIRNRAVASTDADYVVFTDGDCVPSRHFVRVHKQLAEPGYFLGSNRVLLSAGLTSRVLNQRLPIHAWRGVDWIQSWFRREVNRVLPLIQLPDGPFRKWTPDRWEGIKTCNFSAWRADLIRVNGLDESYEGWGLEDSDLVIRLLHAGVKHKSARFASTAFHLWHPEQDRMKLPANQKRLEDLLRSTTVRATIGLDQGGGL is encoded by the coding sequence ATGAAAACAACGGTGATCGTGACGACATACAATCGTCCTGATGCGCTGGCGGTTGTATTGGAAGGCTACTGTGGCCAAAGCGATCAAGCGTTTGGGCTTGTGGTTGCAGATGACGGATCGAACGAGGAGACCGCTGAGGTCGTGCGGCAGTTTGTGCGGCGCGCACCATTCCCGCTGACCCATGTCTGGCACGAAGACCGTGGATTTCGCGCCGCCGCCATCCGCAATCGCGCCGTCGCATCGACGGACGCCGACTATGTGGTGTTCACAGATGGTGACTGTGTCCCTTCGCGCCATTTCGTGCGTGTCCATAAGCAACTGGCTGAGCCAGGGTACTTCCTCGGATCGAATCGTGTGTTGCTCTCGGCTGGGTTGACGAGCCGTGTCCTGAACCAGCGGCTGCCGATTCATGCGTGGAGAGGAGTCGATTGGATACAGTCCTGGTTTCGGCGCGAAGTCAATCGCGTACTTCCGCTGATACAACTGCCCGATGGTCCGTTTCGAAAATGGACGCCGGATCGTTGGGAAGGCATCAAGACGTGCAACTTTTCTGCTTGGCGGGCCGACCTCATTCGTGTGAATGGATTGGACGAATCGTACGAAGGGTGGGGGTTAGAGGATTCCGACTTGGTCATTCGACTGCTCCATGCCGGAGTGAAGCATAAGAGCGCGCGCTTCGCCTCGACGGCGTTTCATTTATGGCATCCCGAGCAGGATCGCATGAAACTACCAGCTAATCAGAAGCGGTTGGAGGATCTTTTGCGGTCGACAACCGTGAGAGCCACCATTGGCCTAGATCAGGGTGGTGGTCTCTGA
- a CDS encoding polysaccharide biosynthesis protein → MKQSATKLFHSLTRRFGDRVLRYRSILVIGVELLLIFAANLTAFALRFDADAPPEYRRIMWDFMPAVLLMYGTGLWLFGIQRGLWRYVDLRDLWRILLAALSSSAVFYGVIHQLGGVTQYPRSLIILTGLLTALYLAGIRLAVRGFREWLQIFDPGARRVLIVGAGHAGELLVRDMLYDANYRCCPVGFVDDDPIKRKMNIHGIPVVGVISDIKKAAERLKVDEIIVAIPSGSTTVKQKILAASEGCSVPIKTLPDVKQILGDPVSLQHVRPMSLEDLLQREPIQTDRQELYPLISGKTLLVTGAGGSIGSELCRQIAQYNPQSLVLFERYENALHSLMLELKAAFPAVKILPVIGDVTVPDRVSEVFQQAGPDIVFHAAAHKHVPLMELNPKEAIRNNVLGTRVVAEAALKAGVDRFVLISTDKAVNPSSVMGATKRIAEHVMQEFQRTGLTKFTVVRFGNVLGSNGSVVPLFSEQIRKGGPVTVTHPEIKRFFMTIPEAVQLVLQASVMGQGGEVFVLDMGEQIKVVDLARNMIVLAGLVPDKDIQIVFTGLRPGEKLYEELFEDSVHVERTTHPKIHRAGGASISTGELDDWLESLQANLPKCDEGTLLHDLKRLVPSFESVSPQQVSR, encoded by the coding sequence ATGAAACAGTCAGCCACGAAACTCTTCCATTCCCTCACGAGACGATTTGGAGATCGGGTACTCAGGTACCGGTCGATTCTCGTTATTGGCGTGGAACTCTTATTGATTTTCGCAGCGAACCTGACTGCCTTTGCGCTGCGATTCGATGCGGATGCCCCTCCCGAGTATCGGAGGATCATGTGGGATTTTATGCCTGCCGTGCTGCTGATGTATGGTACCGGTTTGTGGTTGTTTGGGATTCAGCGCGGGCTCTGGAGATATGTCGATCTTCGCGATCTCTGGAGAATTCTACTAGCCGCATTGAGCAGCTCCGCGGTGTTTTATGGGGTGATCCATCAACTTGGCGGCGTGACGCAGTATCCTCGATCCTTGATCATCCTGACGGGGCTGTTGACGGCGCTGTATTTAGCAGGGATCCGATTGGCTGTGCGGGGGTTCCGGGAGTGGCTTCAGATATTTGATCCGGGCGCGCGCCGGGTGTTGATCGTCGGCGCAGGACATGCGGGTGAGCTGTTAGTCCGGGACATGCTGTACGATGCGAATTATCGCTGCTGCCCGGTGGGGTTCGTCGACGATGATCCGATCAAGCGCAAGATGAACATTCATGGGATTCCTGTTGTGGGAGTCATTTCGGATATCAAGAAGGCCGCTGAACGGCTGAAGGTCGACGAGATCATCGTGGCCATTCCTTCCGGTTCCACAACCGTGAAGCAAAAGATTCTTGCTGCGTCAGAAGGCTGTTCAGTGCCGATCAAGACGTTACCCGATGTCAAACAAATACTCGGTGACCCCGTCTCTCTGCAGCACGTGAGGCCGATGAGTCTGGAAGATTTGCTGCAGCGTGAGCCGATCCAGACAGATCGCCAAGAACTATACCCTCTCATATCCGGGAAGACGTTGCTCGTCACTGGAGCGGGAGGTTCGATCGGATCGGAATTGTGCCGGCAGATCGCGCAGTACAATCCCCAGTCACTCGTCTTGTTCGAACGGTATGAAAATGCGCTTCATTCGCTCATGCTGGAGTTGAAGGCAGCGTTCCCAGCCGTGAAGATCCTCCCGGTTATCGGAGATGTCACGGTTCCCGACCGCGTGTCGGAGGTGTTCCAACAGGCCGGACCGGATATCGTGTTTCATGCCGCGGCACACAAGCATGTTCCACTGATGGAGCTGAATCCGAAGGAAGCGATTCGCAACAATGTTCTCGGGACTCGTGTGGTCGCTGAAGCTGCTCTGAAAGCAGGTGTGGATCGATTCGTCTTGATATCCACCGATAAGGCCGTGAATCCATCGAGCGTTATGGGAGCGACCAAGCGGATTGCCGAGCATGTGATGCAGGAGTTTCAGCGAACAGGCTTGACCAAGTTTACGGTTGTGCGGTTCGGCAATGTATTGGGTAGCAACGGGAGTGTGGTGCCGCTGTTTTCTGAACAAATCCGTAAGGGCGGTCCGGTGACCGTGACTCATCCAGAGATCAAGCGATTTTTCATGACCATTCCGGAGGCGGTGCAGTTGGTGCTGCAGGCGAGTGTGATGGGGCAGGGTGGAGAGGTGTTCGTTCTTGATATGGGGGAACAAATCAAAGTCGTCGATCTGGCGAGAAATATGATTGTGCTGGCCGGCCTAGTTCCGGACAAGGATATTCAGATCGTGTTTACTGGTCTGCGGCCGGGAGAGAAGTTGTACGAAGAACTATTTGAGGACAGCGTGCACGTCGAACGGACGACCCATCCAAAAATTCATCGAGCCGGAGGCGCATCCATCTCCACAGGCGAGCTGGATGACTGGTTAGAGTCGTTGCAGGCCAATCTTCCGAAGTGTGATGAAGGGACGCTGCTCCATGATCTCAAACGGCTTGTGCCAAGCTTTGAATCGGTTTCACCTCAACAGGTGTCCCGATAG
- a CDS encoding glycosyltransferase family 2 protein yields the protein MSISVYIIAYNEAKKISDTINSVLWADEIIVADSASTDETARIAQDLGARVVQVPFHGFGHLRNQAIKSCTHEWIFSLDTDEQCTPDVRDEVLMILSGTPAHDAYLVPRRNYFMGRWIKHSGWYPNFRQPQLFRKGSMKYVESPVHEGYELLTAKPVGRLEHAIWQIPFRDFEEVVKKANRYSSLGVLKLADQRVSMATALLHGIWSFLKHYVAKRGFLDGWPGFVIAFGNFEGTFYRYAKRFEQQEMWALPKQAPLHRRSNSPSK from the coding sequence ATGAGCATTTCGGTTTATATCATCGCCTACAATGAGGCGAAGAAAATCTCCGATACGATTAACAGCGTACTCTGGGCCGACGAAATCATCGTGGCCGATTCTGCCAGTACCGACGAGACGGCGCGGATTGCACAGGACTTGGGAGCCCGCGTTGTCCAGGTTCCGTTTCATGGATTTGGCCATCTTCGAAATCAAGCCATCAAATCCTGTACACATGAATGGATTTTTAGTCTTGATACGGACGAACAGTGCACACCGGACGTTCGTGATGAAGTCCTTATGATCCTTTCCGGAACTCCCGCGCACGACGCCTATCTTGTGCCGAGGCGGAATTATTTCATGGGTCGCTGGATCAAGCATTCTGGCTGGTATCCAAATTTCCGCCAACCTCAATTGTTCAGGAAAGGGTCGATGAAATACGTGGAGTCTCCCGTCCACGAGGGGTACGAATTACTGACTGCCAAGCCGGTTGGACGACTGGAACATGCGATTTGGCAAATTCCGTTCAGGGACTTCGAGGAGGTCGTGAAGAAGGCCAACCGGTATTCGTCGCTTGGGGTTCTGAAACTCGCCGACCAACGAGTGTCGATGGCTACCGCGTTGTTACATGGTATTTGGTCGTTCCTCAAGCATTACGTCGCAAAGCGAGGGTTTTTGGACGGCTGGCCTGGGTTTGTCATTGCCTTTGGAAATTTCGAGGGAACGTTTTATCGGTACGCTAAACGGTTTGAACAACAAGAGATGTGGGCGCTTCCAAAACAGGCGCCTCTTCACCGCCGCAGCAATTCACCGTCGAAATGA
- a CDS encoding mannose-1-phosphate guanylyltransferase/mannose-6-phosphate isomerase: MAKHHSLYPVIMAGGSGTRFWPLSRHLFPKQLLRIGGEHTLIQQTMRRVIGCSPAANVLISTNAAQADLIRTQLIDWKEDLTNGFLLEPEGRNTAPAIALAALEVSARDPDGLMLVVPADHVVTGQRDFEAAVQLAAQLAAEGYLVTFGIKPIRPETGYGYIKPKNKALLGVRGKLRGYRVQKFVEKPNATKAAQYLKAGDYFWNSGMFVWRAATILEEIGVHQPAIATAMDRIRELKVSGASTQVIDDVYRAIKPVSIDNGVMEQSSKAAVVPVTFKWSDVGSWGSLDEVAEKNKAGNVVIGRVIDIESKHTIVYADRRVVATIGLHDMVVVDTPDATLVCPKSRAQDVKKIVDILKQQQAPEHLEHLTVQRPWGSYTVLEEGPGFKVKRVTVNPGGRLSLQMHHQRSEHWVVIAGTARVTRDQEVFDLKVGKSTAIPVKTTHRLENPGREIVHIIEVQNGSYLGEDDIVRFKDDYGRTKS, from the coding sequence ATGGCGAAACATCACTCACTATATCCGGTGATCATGGCGGGGGGGAGCGGGACTAGATTTTGGCCCTTAAGCCGTCATCTGTTTCCGAAACAGCTTTTGCGGATCGGCGGCGAGCATACGCTCATTCAGCAGACCATGCGGCGTGTCATCGGCTGTAGCCCAGCCGCCAATGTGCTGATCTCGACCAACGCGGCGCAAGCTGATCTCATTCGAACGCAACTGATTGACTGGAAAGAGGACCTCACGAACGGGTTTCTCCTCGAACCAGAAGGTCGCAACACGGCACCTGCGATCGCGCTTGCCGCTCTTGAAGTGTCGGCACGCGACCCGGATGGTCTCATGCTGGTAGTTCCCGCCGATCATGTGGTGACGGGGCAGCGTGACTTCGAAGCCGCGGTTCAATTGGCCGCACAATTAGCTGCAGAAGGCTACCTGGTGACGTTTGGGATCAAGCCAATTCGACCGGAAACCGGGTATGGCTATATCAAACCAAAGAACAAGGCTCTGTTGGGTGTGCGGGGTAAATTGCGAGGGTATCGCGTCCAAAAGTTCGTGGAGAAGCCCAATGCGACGAAGGCCGCTCAGTATCTCAAGGCAGGGGACTATTTTTGGAATAGTGGCATGTTTGTCTGGCGGGCCGCGACGATCTTGGAAGAGATTGGTGTTCACCAGCCGGCCATTGCGACCGCGATGGATCGAATCAGGGAGCTGAAAGTGAGCGGAGCATCCACGCAGGTGATTGATGACGTCTATCGCGCGATCAAGCCGGTTTCAATCGACAACGGTGTGATGGAGCAGTCCTCGAAGGCGGCCGTGGTGCCGGTGACGTTCAAATGGTCCGATGTCGGGAGCTGGGGCAGTCTGGATGAAGTCGCGGAGAAGAATAAGGCCGGGAATGTGGTGATCGGGCGAGTAATCGACATCGAGAGTAAGCACACGATTGTCTATGCGGATCGGCGTGTGGTCGCAACGATCGGGTTACACGATATGGTGGTGGTAGATACCCCCGATGCGACGTTGGTGTGCCCCAAGTCGCGGGCGCAAGATGTGAAGAAGATCGTCGATATTCTGAAGCAGCAGCAAGCCCCTGAACATTTGGAACATCTGACGGTTCAGCGGCCTTGGGGATCGTACACCGTGTTGGAAGAGGGGCCTGGGTTCAAAGTGAAACGCGTCACGGTGAATCCCGGAGGGCGACTCTCCCTCCAGATGCATCATCAGCGGAGCGAACATTGGGTGGTGATTGCCGGTACCGCGCGCGTGACACGGGATCAGGAGGTGTTCGATTTGAAGGTCGGAAAAAGCACCGCCATTCCGGTGAAAACCACACATCGATTGGAGAATCCAGGGCGGGAGATCGTGCACATCATTGAAGTACAGAACGGATCGTATCTCGGTGAGGATGATATTGTGCGGTTTAAGGATGATTACGGGCGAACAAAAAGCTGA
- a CDS encoding glycosyltransferase family 9 protein translates to MSTDEVLCDESAGYEMKRDIRSVLVVCTRRIGDVLLATPVVRSLKRAYPEATIDMLVFEGTQDVVAANPDVHRTLVIAERPPIGPHLALLRSLWRRYDLALSVLAGDRPTFHAWAAGRYRMGTLLDDRKSWWKRRLLHEWVPFDNLHTHTVAMNLRLLAPLQIKPFGTPVVSWTHGHEESVHRLFSRIRASQRYAVFHVSPKFAYKTWTAEGWVALGRWLIDQGMAVVVTGMESAEQRYCEQVLHGLPDAVNLVGLLTLPALGYLLSRAVLYVGTDTAVSHMAAAVGVPAVVLFGPSNPVKWGPWPKDFPATAHGPWRKQGSQRQGNVFLLQGEGDCVPCLAEGCNRHVNSLSDCLQRMSVHRVIEAVEAMLREREINAGVPTSV, encoded by the coding sequence ATGTCGACCGACGAGGTGCTCTGTGATGAGAGTGCTGGTTATGAGATGAAGCGGGATATACGAAGCGTGCTGGTTGTGTGTACGCGTCGGATCGGAGATGTCCTGTTGGCGACGCCGGTCGTGCGATCCCTCAAGCGTGCGTATCCCGAGGCCACCATCGACATGCTCGTGTTTGAAGGAACACAGGATGTGGTGGCTGCGAATCCCGACGTCCACCGAACTTTGGTGATTGCTGAACGTCCGCCGATTGGCCCTCATCTGGCACTGCTTCGTTCTCTCTGGCGTCGATACGACCTCGCCCTGTCGGTCTTGGCTGGTGACCGTCCGACGTTTCATGCCTGGGCCGCGGGACGATATCGTATGGGCACGCTATTGGACGATAGGAAATCGTGGTGGAAACGAAGGCTGCTCCATGAATGGGTTCCTTTTGACAATCTCCATACCCATACCGTCGCCATGAATCTCCGGTTACTTGCGCCGTTGCAGATCAAACCCTTTGGAACACCTGTCGTGAGTTGGACCCACGGGCACGAAGAATCCGTTCATCGCCTGTTTTCTCGAATACGCGCTTCTCAGCGATACGCGGTGTTCCATGTCTCGCCCAAGTTTGCCTATAAGACCTGGACCGCCGAGGGGTGGGTGGCGCTTGGGCGGTGGTTGATCGACCAGGGGATGGCGGTGGTTGTGACAGGCATGGAATCAGCCGAGCAGAGGTATTGTGAACAGGTCCTCCACGGGTTGCCTGATGCGGTCAATCTCGTCGGTCTTCTGACGTTACCAGCGCTCGGCTATCTCCTCAGCCGAGCGGTCCTTTATGTTGGGACGGATACGGCTGTCAGTCATATGGCAGCTGCGGTCGGTGTGCCGGCCGTGGTGCTGTTCGGACCGTCAAATCCGGTGAAGTGGGGACCCTGGCCAAAGGACTTCCCGGCAACAGCGCACGGTCCATGGCGCAAGCAGGGATCTCAGCGACAGGGGAATGTGTTTCTGCTTCAAGGAGAAGGCGATTGTGTGCCGTGCCTTGCTGAAGGCTGCAATCGCCACGTCAACAGTTTGAGTGACTGTCTCCAGCGAATGTCTGTGCATCGGGTCATCGAGGCCGTTGAAGCCATGCTCCGGGAGCGGGAGATCAACGCCGGAGTACCAACCAGCGTATGA
- a CDS encoding HAD-IIIA family hydrolase produces the protein MRLFATDVDGVLTDAGMYYSESGDEWKKFNTRDGMGIKLLQKAGLITAIVTQERTRLVARRAEKLAIPELHQGVIDKLSVIRDMATRHGLSLREVAYIGDDVNDIEALQAVGFSAAPADGLPQVLKVVDYVCRQKGGEGAVRELTEMILLSHNELKPRKRKR, from the coding sequence ATTCGTCTATTCGCTACGGATGTGGACGGAGTCCTTACTGATGCAGGCATGTACTATTCCGAGTCAGGTGATGAATGGAAGAAGTTCAACACCCGCGATGGAATGGGGATTAAACTGCTGCAGAAGGCCGGCCTCATCACGGCAATTGTGACGCAGGAGCGAACCAGGTTGGTCGCTCGACGGGCTGAAAAACTCGCCATCCCTGAGTTGCATCAAGGAGTCATAGACAAGTTGTCGGTGATTCGTGATATGGCCACGCGACATGGCCTGTCTCTCAGGGAGGTCGCGTACATCGGCGACGATGTGAATGACATCGAGGCATTGCAGGCAGTGGGATTCTCAGCGGCTCCGGCGGATGGGCTTCCGCAAGTCTTGAAGGTTGTCGACTACGTGTGCCGACAGAAGGGTGGGGAGGGGGCGGTGAGAGAACTTACAGAAATGATACTCCTCTCCCACAACGAACTGAAACCTCGTAAGCGGAAGCGTTGA